One window of the Arthrobacter sp. zg-Y919 genome contains the following:
- a CDS encoding SDR family NAD(P)-dependent oxidoreductase produces the protein MTQTAVITGATSGIGAEFARQLAQRGYSLVLTGRNTERLESTAAELARAYSVKTEWIAADLATSEGVAAVARRVQRPDVGLLVNNAGYGLKNDFARNGLQAEVDHLNVLVGAPLQLSHTALNAMLSNGGGRIINVASVAGFIPRGTYSAAKAWVISFSRWANLYYKGRGVTVTAVCPGFVHTDFHARMEMDKSLYPKWMWLNADRVVREALADAFAGKGISIPTKRYRFLAAVGSRAPQALVARLAGRGR, from the coding sequence ATGACTCAGACAGCAGTAATCACAGGGGCCACCTCCGGTATTGGGGCCGAGTTTGCCCGCCAGCTGGCACAGCGCGGCTACAGCCTGGTCCTCACCGGACGGAACACCGAGCGGCTGGAATCCACCGCAGCGGAACTGGCGCGGGCCTACTCCGTCAAGACCGAGTGGATCGCCGCCGATCTTGCGACCTCGGAGGGAGTTGCCGCCGTCGCCCGCCGGGTGCAGCGGCCCGACGTCGGACTCCTGGTGAACAATGCCGGATACGGGCTGAAGAATGATTTTGCCCGCAACGGGCTGCAGGCGGAGGTGGACCACCTGAACGTGTTGGTGGGGGCGCCGCTGCAGCTGAGCCACACCGCACTGAACGCCATGCTGTCTAACGGCGGCGGACGGATCATCAATGTCGCCTCCGTGGCCGGCTTCATCCCGAGGGGAACCTACAGTGCGGCAAAGGCCTGGGTGATCAGCTTCAGCCGCTGGGCCAACCTCTACTACAAGGGCCGCGGCGTCACCGTCACAGCTGTCTGCCCGGGCTTTGTGCACACGGACTTCCATGCCCGGATGGAAATGGACAAGAGCCTGTACCCCAAGTGGATGTGGCTGAACGCGGACCGCGTGGTGCGCGAAGCCCTGGCGGATGCCTTCGCGGGCAAGGGCATCTCCATTCCGACCAAGCGGTACCGGTTCCTCGCGGCCGTGGGCAGCCGGGCCCCGCAGGCGCTGGTCGCCCGGTTGGCGGGCCGCGGGCGGTAA
- a CDS encoding alpha-L-glutamate ligase — protein sequence MSTGTPTVYALHENPEWFPPFARAFEAEGVHVEEWLLTDGVLDLDSVPPEGIFWSRISASSHTRDHGLSKDYARAVLSWLEAHGRRTVNGRRVLELEMSKVDQLTALRAAGIDTPRTVAAVGRHQILAAAKDFEAPFITKHNQGGKGLGVRKFDSHGELADYVASAEFEEPADGITLIQEYIQAAEPFITRAEIVGGEFIYAIKADTARGGFQLCPADACAIDPSTGKPIMPPGATIAPDADTQLFSLRGDFDHPVIGKYLEFARRTGLEVCGIEFIEAADGRLLTYDVNTNTNYNAAVEAVAPRSAPRALARYLASLTAPVG from the coding sequence ATGAGCACCGGCACCCCCACGGTCTATGCCCTTCACGAGAACCCGGAGTGGTTCCCGCCCTTTGCCCGCGCCTTCGAAGCCGAAGGTGTACATGTGGAGGAATGGCTGCTGACCGACGGCGTCCTGGACCTGGATTCGGTGCCGCCGGAGGGGATTTTCTGGTCGCGGATCAGCGCTTCCTCGCACACCCGGGACCACGGCCTGTCCAAGGACTACGCCCGCGCGGTGCTGTCCTGGCTCGAAGCGCACGGCCGGCGCACGGTCAACGGCCGCCGGGTGCTGGAACTGGAAATGAGCAAGGTCGACCAGCTGACCGCGCTGCGGGCCGCCGGCATCGACACTCCGCGCACCGTCGCCGCCGTCGGGCGCCACCAGATCCTGGCCGCAGCGAAGGACTTCGAGGCACCGTTCATCACCAAGCACAACCAGGGCGGCAAGGGGCTGGGGGTCCGCAAGTTCGACTCGCACGGGGAACTGGCGGACTACGTGGCATCGGCGGAGTTCGAGGAGCCGGCGGACGGCATCACCCTGATCCAGGAGTACATCCAGGCAGCGGAACCCTTCATCACCCGGGCGGAAATCGTGGGCGGGGAGTTCATCTACGCCATCAAGGCGGATACGGCCCGCGGCGGGTTTCAGCTCTGCCCGGCCGATGCCTGCGCCATCGACCCGTCCACCGGCAAACCCATCATGCCGCCGGGTGCCACCATTGCCCCGGATGCCGACACCCAGCTGTTCAGCCTGCGCGGGGACTTCGACCATCCCGTGATCGGCAAGTACCTGGAGTTTGCCCGCCGCACCGGCCTGGAGGTGTGCGGTATTGAATTCATCGAAGCCGCCGACGGCCGCCTGCTTACGTACGACGTCAACACCAACACCAACTACAACGCCGCCGTCGAAGCCGTGGCGCCGCGGTCCGCGCCCCGCGCGCTCGCCCGGTATCTCGCCTCCCTGACAGCACCCGTGGGATAG
- a CDS encoding DUF308 domain-containing protein yields the protein MSASGSTFHQEGGFALDALNLAKSAVRGIRLGLGITGLVSVVLGLLILFWPGATLEVLAVLFGLYFVIAGAVRILLGVFTGLGAGLKILNILVGLALLVVGVIAVRNPMETLTALGLVIGIAWIVEGVMALAESDRGGSRWFAIVLAVLSILAGIVVLFIPLESLAVLVIYGGIFLVVLGAIQIVRAFAFGRGMPRTA from the coding sequence ATGTCCGCATCAGGCAGCACTTTCCATCAAGAGGGCGGGTTCGCGCTGGACGCCCTGAACCTGGCCAAGTCCGCCGTCCGCGGCATCCGCCTCGGCCTGGGTATCACCGGACTGGTCTCCGTGGTCCTGGGGCTGCTGATCCTGTTCTGGCCGGGAGCGACGCTCGAGGTCCTCGCCGTCCTCTTCGGCCTGTATTTCGTTATCGCCGGCGCTGTCCGCATCCTCCTCGGCGTCTTCACCGGGCTGGGCGCAGGATTGAAAATCCTGAATATCCTGGTGGGGCTGGCCCTGCTGGTGGTGGGGGTTATTGCTGTCCGCAACCCCATGGAAACCCTCACGGCCCTGGGACTGGTGATCGGGATCGCCTGGATTGTGGAGGGTGTGATGGCCCTGGCCGAGTCCGACCGCGGCGGGTCCCGCTGGTTCGCGATTGTCCTGGCCGTCCTGAGCATCCTCGCGGGGATCGTCGTGCTGTTTATCCCGCTCGAATCCCTCGCGGTCCTGGTGATTTACGGCGGCATTTTCCTGGTGGTCCTGGGCGCCATCCAGATTGTCCGCGCATTTGCCTTTGGACGCGGCATGCCCCGGACCGCCTAG
- a CDS encoding phosphoribosyltransferase family protein has product MFSASVPSPGWQDRTDAGRALAARLAGYAGAPGLVVLGLPRGGVPVAAEVARALAAPLDVVVVRKIGYPEQPELAAGAVAGIAGTVCVVRNEDVLRYWRSRRSDAEARFAAAAEDQLAEVRRREELFRPDAPARSITGGTVLLVDDGLATGATMRAALGAVRKLAPARLAAAAPVACGNAADLLAPPADDVVVLWPDSGLEAVGLAYRRFGQVSDAQVRGLLGL; this is encoded by the coding sequence ATGTTTTCCGCCTCTGTTCCGTCCCCCGGCTGGCAGGACCGTACCGACGCCGGACGGGCGCTCGCCGCCCGGCTGGCCGGCTACGCGGGCGCCCCGGGCCTGGTGGTCCTGGGCCTTCCCCGCGGCGGGGTTCCGGTGGCCGCGGAGGTGGCCCGCGCCCTGGCCGCACCGCTGGATGTGGTGGTGGTGCGCAAGATCGGCTATCCGGAACAGCCTGAGCTCGCTGCGGGGGCGGTGGCGGGCATTGCGGGAACGGTCTGCGTGGTCCGCAACGAGGATGTGCTCCGGTACTGGCGCAGCCGCCGTTCCGATGCCGAGGCCCGGTTCGCGGCCGCCGCCGAGGACCAGCTCGCCGAAGTCCGGCGCCGGGAGGAACTCTTCCGGCCGGACGCACCGGCGCGGAGCATTACCGGCGGTACGGTCCTCCTGGTGGATGACGGACTGGCCACCGGAGCGACCATGCGGGCGGCGTTGGGTGCCGTCCGGAAACTGGCTCCCGCCCGCCTGGCCGCTGCCGCACCGGTGGCGTGCGGCAATGCGGCGGACCTCCTGGCCCCGCCGGCGGACGACGTCGTTGTTCTCTGGCCGGACAGCGGGCTGGAGGCCGTGGGGCTGGCCTACCGCCGCTTCGGCCAGGTTTCCGACGCCCAGGTCCGCGGACTGCTGGGACTGTAA
- a CDS encoding dihydrofolate reductase family protein, with translation MPKVIYYVASSLDGFIATEDNRLDWLLHFGFEAFQEHYNRFMADVGAVVMGAETYRWLRAEEPDTWEYAQPCWVLSHGEESAPPAGDVRFAAGDVREVFQDARNAAGEGNIWVVGGGNVAAQFAEAGLLDELWVTYMPVALGSGRRLLPVSGPTSPMRLIASTQFDGGAAELRYAVG, from the coding sequence ATGCCCAAGGTCATCTATTACGTCGCGTCTTCCCTGGACGGTTTTATTGCCACCGAGGACAACCGGCTGGACTGGCTGCTCCACTTCGGCTTTGAGGCCTTCCAGGAGCATTACAACCGGTTTATGGCCGACGTCGGCGCCGTAGTGATGGGCGCGGAAACCTACCGCTGGCTCCGGGCGGAGGAGCCGGATACCTGGGAGTACGCCCAGCCATGCTGGGTGCTCAGCCACGGGGAGGAATCCGCACCGCCGGCGGGGGATGTCCGCTTCGCCGCCGGTGATGTGCGGGAAGTCTTCCAGGACGCGCGGAACGCTGCCGGTGAGGGCAACATCTGGGTGGTGGGCGGCGGGAATGTGGCGGCGCAGTTTGCGGAGGCGGGCCTGCTGGATGAACTGTGGGTGACCTACATGCCGGTTGCCCTGGGCAGTGGGCGGCGGCTGCTGCCCGTGTCCGGCCCCACCTCCCCCATGCGGCTTATTGCCAGCACGCAGTTCGACGGCGGCGCCGCCGAACTCCGTTATGCAGTGGGCTGA
- a CDS encoding GtrA family protein, which yields MAETSRMHRVVSRLGSFSAVGAVAFVVDVGLFNLLSATLIQDSPILAKTVSVLAATTVSWLGSRYLTFRKLRTRSIRSESLLFALTNLVGLLISTGCLYISHYVLGFDSHFADNVSGNIVGIALGNIFRYFAYRYVVFNGPSSRAEQPEEEPESARAA from the coding sequence ATGGCAGAAACCAGCAGGATGCACAGGGTGGTCAGCCGACTGGGCTCGTTTTCCGCCGTCGGCGCCGTCGCCTTCGTGGTGGACGTCGGCCTGTTTAATCTTCTCTCCGCCACGCTGATTCAAGACAGCCCCATCCTGGCCAAGACCGTCTCCGTCCTGGCGGCCACCACCGTCTCCTGGCTGGGCAGCCGGTACCTGACGTTCCGGAAGCTGCGGACCCGCAGCATCCGCAGCGAATCCCTGCTTTTCGCCCTGACGAACCTGGTGGGCCTGCTCATCTCCACGGGCTGCCTGTACATCTCGCACTATGTGCTGGGTTTCGACAGCCACTTTGCGGACAACGTTTCGGGCAACATTGTCGGCATCGCCCTGGGCAACATCTTCCGCTATTTCGCGTACCGGTATGTGGTGTTCAACGGACCCAGCAGCCGCGCGGAGCAACCGGAGGAAGAACCGGAGAGCGCCCGCGCGGCCTAG
- a CDS encoding thiamine pyrophosphate-requiring protein: MSERLVADLIVERLQAWNVDRVFGYSGDGINTVLGAMRRSGDPEFIQVRHEENAAFMAVGHAKYTGGVGVVMSTQGPGAIHLLNGLYDARLDGAPVVAIVGQQSRSVLGSSYMQEVDLMNLTRDVASAFRQQINSPEQVPLVLDRAFKKALATGTPAVVIIPHDVQQAPAPELEQEHGILNTVPVFSPARTSPAEADIRAAADLINSGQRVALLVGQGARDARAQVAALAEKIGAGITTSLLGKPYVDETLPLAAGTMGHLGTSSAGYVMDNCDTLLIIGSSDPWTEFYPKPGTARGVQIDRDASAVGNRYPVEVGITGDAAATLDALIPLLEARPDAAWRGQIEESVRRWHELARVRAMTPADPVNPERVVYELNLRLPGNAQVAVDVGSSVYWYARQLHLPEGVPAHLSSTLASMGCSVPYGLAAKLAYPDRPVVALSGDGAMQMAGVTEMITLSRLWQKWEDPRFVICVLNNRELAEVTWEQREMEGDPRFEDSQSLPDFKYAEYAKLLGLEAIRIEDPELLGEAWDVALAAKRPFLIEVVTDPAVPLLPPFPSGAAQAETMKAGLAQEGAAGEHSRQLLDVYLAQEEGLYRDL, encoded by the coding sequence ATGAGCGAGCGGCTCGTAGCGGATCTGATTGTCGAACGCCTGCAGGCCTGGAACGTGGACCGGGTGTTCGGCTACAGCGGGGACGGCATCAACACCGTCCTGGGCGCGATGCGCCGCAGCGGTGATCCCGAGTTCATCCAGGTCCGGCACGAGGAAAACGCCGCCTTCATGGCTGTGGGACATGCCAAGTACACCGGCGGGGTGGGTGTGGTGATGTCCACCCAGGGGCCGGGCGCCATCCACCTGCTCAACGGGTTGTATGACGCCCGGCTGGACGGGGCGCCCGTGGTGGCCATAGTGGGCCAGCAGTCCCGCAGCGTGCTGGGGTCCTCCTATATGCAGGAAGTGGACCTGATGAACCTGACCCGGGACGTTGCCTCGGCGTTCCGGCAGCAGATCAATTCTCCTGAACAGGTTCCGCTGGTGCTCGACCGCGCGTTCAAGAAGGCACTGGCCACGGGCACTCCCGCCGTCGTCATCATCCCGCATGACGTGCAGCAGGCCCCTGCACCGGAACTCGAACAGGAACACGGCATCCTCAATACCGTTCCCGTGTTCAGCCCCGCGCGCACCTCACCGGCCGAAGCGGATATCCGGGCGGCCGCGGACCTGATCAACTCCGGGCAGCGGGTGGCCCTGCTGGTGGGGCAGGGTGCACGCGATGCCCGCGCCCAGGTCGCCGCGCTGGCGGAGAAGATCGGTGCGGGCATCACCACCAGCCTGCTCGGCAAACCGTATGTGGATGAGACCCTGCCGCTCGCCGCCGGAACCATGGGGCACCTGGGGACCAGCTCCGCCGGGTACGTGATGGACAACTGTGACACCCTGCTCATCATCGGATCCAGCGACCCGTGGACCGAGTTCTATCCGAAGCCGGGCACTGCCCGGGGCGTGCAGATTGACCGGGATGCTTCCGCGGTCGGCAACCGCTACCCGGTGGAAGTAGGCATCACGGGAGACGCCGCAGCCACCCTGGACGCCCTGATCCCGCTGCTGGAAGCCCGCCCCGACGCCGCATGGCGGGGGCAGATCGAGGAAAGCGTCCGCCGCTGGCACGAGCTGGCCCGGGTGCGGGCCATGACACCCGCCGATCCGGTCAACCCGGAACGCGTGGTGTACGAGCTGAATCTGCGCCTGCCGGGCAATGCCCAGGTGGCGGTCGACGTCGGCAGTTCCGTGTATTGGTACGCACGGCAGCTGCATCTTCCGGAGGGTGTACCTGCCCACCTTTCCAGCACGCTGGCCAGCATGGGCTGCTCCGTGCCGTACGGCCTGGCCGCGAAGCTCGCGTACCCGGACCGGCCGGTGGTGGCGCTCTCCGGTGACGGCGCCATGCAGATGGCAGGGGTGACCGAAATGATCACCCTCAGCCGGCTCTGGCAGAAGTGGGAAGATCCGCGGTTTGTAATCTGTGTGCTCAACAACCGCGAACTGGCGGAGGTCACCTGGGAGCAGCGCGAGATGGAGGGCGATCCGCGGTTCGAGGACAGCCAGTCGCTGCCGGACTTCAAATACGCCGAGTACGCCAAGCTGCTGGGGCTGGAAGCCATCCGGATCGAGGATCCGGAGCTGCTGGGCGAGGCCTGGGACGTGGCGCTCGCCGCCAAGCGGCCGTTCCTGATCGAGGTGGTCACCGATCCCGCGGTGCCCCTGCTGCCGCCGTTCCCCAGCGGCGCAGCCCAGGCCGAAACCATGAAGGCCGGGCTGGCGCAGGAAGGGGCGGCGGGGGAGCATTCGCGCCAGCTGCTGGATGTCTATCTGGCACAGGAAGAGGGCCTGTACCGGGATCTCTGA
- a CDS encoding PAS domain-containing sensor histidine kinase — translation MDLDFRLDYRALSESAPAGYFITLTDGTVVNANGTAQRWIGKTLDEVRGTSLLKLLPVGDRIVYTTHAMPQLELNEEFAELAVDLLGPEGQRIPVLLSATRSPASDGRPALDQVVAFYAHERRLYERDLISALRTAEDAEAARAEAEASLTAQAAVLQEKDVVLQASLMESLRKESMLETILNTIRVGVAVIDEDGRRILTNSRQRLHERLAAPSFTHRPTEAEMQIFGPDRITPIPVDQRPVQRAASGQSFSDQLVWYGNGEEQKALSVSARSVKGDDDAFRGSVIAYSDVTGLVNAVAAKDDFVANVSHELRTPLTSIMGYLELALDEEDAIPSHVASSLKVAQRNSEKLLHLVSDLLTAAAGSANIQQEVTDLSELVRAGITSAAPRAEINSVDIVAKVPETLPAMVDPKRISQVLDNLLSNAVKYSPDGGQVTVSAWRTDAGSTVLQVADSGIGMTEAEQAEVFTKFFRSGTARRAQIPGVGLGLVITKRIVEEHGGTIAMASEAGKGTVFTVTLP, via the coding sequence ATGGACCTGGATTTCCGGCTTGATTACCGTGCCCTGTCCGAATCGGCTCCGGCGGGCTATTTCATCACCCTGACGGACGGTACGGTGGTGAACGCCAACGGCACCGCCCAGAGGTGGATAGGCAAGACGCTGGACGAAGTCCGCGGTACCAGCCTGTTGAAGCTGCTGCCCGTGGGAGACCGGATTGTCTACACCACCCATGCCATGCCGCAGCTGGAACTGAACGAGGAGTTCGCCGAACTCGCCGTCGACCTCCTGGGTCCCGAGGGCCAGCGGATCCCGGTGCTGCTCTCCGCCACCCGCTCCCCCGCCTCCGACGGGCGGCCCGCCCTCGACCAGGTGGTGGCGTTCTACGCGCACGAACGCCGGCTGTATGAACGGGACCTCATCTCCGCCCTGCGCACCGCCGAGGACGCCGAAGCCGCACGGGCGGAAGCCGAAGCCAGCCTTACCGCCCAGGCCGCGGTGCTGCAGGAAAAGGACGTGGTGCTGCAGGCATCGCTGATGGAAAGCCTCCGCAAGGAGTCCATGCTCGAAACCATCCTGAACACCATCCGCGTGGGTGTGGCGGTCATCGACGAGGACGGCCGGCGCATCCTCACCAACTCGCGCCAGCGTCTCCACGAGCGTCTCGCCGCGCCCTCCTTCACCCACCGTCCCACCGAAGCCGAGATGCAGATTTTCGGTCCGGACCGCATTACGCCGATCCCCGTGGACCAGCGCCCCGTGCAGCGGGCAGCCTCGGGCCAGTCCTTCTCCGACCAGCTCGTCTGGTACGGCAACGGTGAGGAGCAGAAGGCGCTGAGCGTCTCGGCCCGGTCCGTCAAGGGCGACGACGACGCCTTCCGCGGCTCCGTGATTGCCTACAGTGATGTCACGGGACTGGTGAATGCCGTGGCCGCGAAGGACGATTTCGTGGCCAATGTGTCCCATGAACTGCGCACACCGCTGACCTCGATCATGGGCTATCTGGAACTGGCCCTGGATGAGGAAGACGCCATCCCGTCCCATGTGGCCTCTTCGCTGAAGGTGGCACAGCGGAATTCGGAGAAGCTCCTGCACCTGGTCTCGGATCTGCTGACCGCCGCGGCCGGGTCCGCCAACATCCAGCAGGAAGTCACCGACCTCAGCGAACTGGTCCGCGCCGGCATCACCTCCGCCGCCCCTCGCGCCGAAATCAACTCGGTGGATATCGTTGCCAAGGTTCCCGAAACCCTGCCGGCCATGGTGGACCCCAAGCGCATTTCCCAGGTGCTGGACAACCTGCTGTCCAACGCCGTCAAGTACTCGCCCGACGGCGGACAGGTGACGGTCAGTGCCTGGCGCACCGACGCCGGTTCCACCGTCCTTCAGGTAGCGGACTCAGGCATCGGCATGACCGAGGCCGAGCAGGCGGAAGTCTTCACCAAGTTCTTCCGCTCCGGCACCGCGCGCCGGGCCCAGATCCCCGGCGTCGGGCTTGGGCTGGTCATCACCAAGCGCATCGTGGAGGAGCACGGCGGCACCATCGCCATGGCGAGCGAGGCCGGCAAGGGCACCGTCTTTACCGTAACCCTGCCCTGA
- a CDS encoding alpha/beta hydrolase has product MKTDIRTRNNVRVLGRADGPVLLFAHGFGCDQGMWSRVLPRFTDEYKVVLFDHVGAGGSDLDAYTPAKYATLDGYVADVLELCDELDLQDVTFIGHSVSAMMAIAAGAAAPERFARLILVAPSPSYMDYPEDGYEGGFSRADLDDLLESLDTNYLVWAANMAPAIMGAPDDPALGEELQGSFCRVNPSIARQFARVAFLTDVRSLLPQVAVPALIMQASADLLAPEHVGRYLQEHIPQSTLVPMKATGHLPHVSAPGETADLILAYLQHSE; this is encoded by the coding sequence ATGAAGACTGATATCCGCACCCGGAACAATGTTCGGGTTCTGGGACGAGCAGATGGACCCGTACTGCTTTTTGCCCACGGTTTCGGCTGCGACCAGGGCATGTGGTCGCGGGTGCTGCCGCGCTTCACCGACGAGTACAAAGTGGTGCTTTTCGACCATGTTGGTGCCGGCGGTTCCGATCTGGATGCCTACACCCCTGCCAAGTACGCCACCCTGGACGGCTACGTCGCCGATGTCCTCGAACTGTGCGACGAACTCGACCTGCAGGATGTCACCTTCATCGGCCACAGCGTCAGCGCCATGATGGCCATCGCCGCCGGAGCCGCCGCACCGGAGCGCTTTGCCCGGCTCATCCTGGTGGCACCGTCCCCCAGCTACATGGACTATCCCGAAGACGGCTACGAAGGCGGTTTCAGCCGGGCCGATCTGGACGACTTGCTCGAATCCCTGGACACCAACTATTTGGTCTGGGCTGCCAATATGGCGCCGGCGATCATGGGTGCCCCCGACGATCCTGCCCTGGGGGAAGAGCTCCAGGGCAGTTTCTGCCGGGTCAACCCGTCCATTGCCCGACAGTTCGCCCGCGTCGCCTTCCTGACGGACGTCAGGAGCCTGCTCCCGCAGGTAGCCGTCCCCGCCCTCATCATGCAGGCATCGGCGGACCTGTTGGCTCCGGAGCACGTTGGCCGGTACCTGCAGGAGCACATCCCGCAGAGCACGCTCGTGCCGATGAAGGCCACCGGCCATCTCCCCCACGTCAGTGCACCGGGAGAAACCGCGGACCTCATCCTCGCCTACCTGCAGCACTCAGAGTAG
- a CDS encoding ammonium transporter: MDSGNTAWLLASSALVCLMIPGIAFFYGGMVGSRRILNMMMMCFGGASLVAVLWVFYGYSAAFGDSLGGLGLLGSPTEYLGLSALLTEDPEASIPLALFAAFQLMFACVTTALVAGSAAGRMKFGAWMVFAGLWATLVYFPVAHWVFAFDSADGTVVGGWIANQLGAIDFAGGTAVHLNAGVAALALALVLGRSKGWPHSHGQPHSRPLILLGASLLWIGWYGFNAGSALSAGHSAAVVFLNTAVAAAAGLLGWALMERLRLGRSSSLGAASGLIAALVAITPACGAVSPLGAVAIGAIAGLVCSLAIELKFRLGFDDSLDVVAVHAVGGLLGTLLIGLFATEAAPNGVSGLFYGGGFSLLGIQALACGAVLVYSFVVTWLIAKVLQLTIGLRIPEESELKGIDLMAHSESAYLNDEEPVELGAPTRT, from the coding sequence ATGGACTCTGGAAACACGGCCTGGCTGCTCGCCAGTTCCGCATTGGTCTGCCTGATGATCCCCGGGATCGCCTTCTTCTACGGCGGCATGGTGGGCTCACGGCGGATCCTGAACATGATGATGATGTGCTTCGGCGGGGCCAGCCTCGTGGCCGTCCTGTGGGTGTTTTACGGCTACTCCGCAGCCTTCGGCGACTCGCTGGGCGGCTTGGGCCTGCTCGGCAGCCCCACTGAGTATCTCGGCCTGTCCGCCCTCCTGACGGAAGACCCCGAAGCGTCCATCCCGTTGGCTCTGTTCGCGGCCTTCCAGCTGATGTTCGCCTGCGTGACCACGGCCCTGGTGGCCGGGTCCGCCGCCGGCCGGATGAAGTTCGGCGCCTGGATGGTCTTCGCGGGCCTCTGGGCAACGCTCGTCTATTTCCCGGTGGCGCACTGGGTCTTCGCCTTCGACAGCGCAGACGGCACCGTCGTCGGCGGATGGATCGCCAATCAGCTGGGCGCAATCGACTTCGCCGGCGGCACCGCGGTGCACCTGAATGCCGGCGTCGCCGCCCTGGCCCTGGCGCTGGTCCTGGGCCGGAGCAAGGGCTGGCCCCACTCGCACGGCCAGCCGCACAGCCGGCCCTTGATCCTCCTGGGAGCGAGCCTGCTGTGGATCGGCTGGTACGGCTTCAACGCCGGCTCGGCCCTGAGCGCCGGACACTCCGCCGCCGTCGTCTTCCTCAACACCGCCGTGGCCGCGGCAGCCGGCCTGCTGGGCTGGGCGCTGATGGAACGCCTGCGGTTGGGCCGTTCCTCGAGCCTGGGCGCGGCATCGGGGCTGATTGCCGCATTGGTGGCCATCACCCCGGCCTGTGGAGCGGTAAGCCCGCTGGGCGCCGTCGCCATCGGTGCGATTGCCGGGCTGGTCTGCTCGCTGGCCATTGAACTGAAGTTCCGTCTCGGGTTTGATGACTCGCTGGATGTCGTGGCGGTACACGCCGTCGGCGGCCTGCTGGGCACCCTCCTGATCGGCCTGTTCGCCACCGAGGCAGCACCCAACGGGGTGAGCGGACTGTTCTACGGCGGCGGGTTCTCCCTGCTGGGCATCCAGGCCCTCGCCTGCGGCGCCGTCCTGGTCTACTCCTTCGTGGTGACCTGGCTGATTGCCAAGGTACTGCAGCTGACCATCGGGCTGCGTATCCCGGAAGAGAGCGAGCTGAAGGGCATCGACCTGATGGCGCACTCCGAATCGGCGTACCTGAATGACGAGGAACCCGTGGAACTCGGTGCACCGACCCGCACTTAG